The proteins below come from a single Aegilops tauschii subsp. strangulata cultivar AL8/78 chromosome 6, Aet v6.0, whole genome shotgun sequence genomic window:
- the LOC109749417 gene encoding protein GLUTAMINE DUMPER 2 — protein sequence MRPGAEYPMAHGPAAAPRSTWQTPVPYLFGGLATMLALIALSLLTLACSYWKLSGGLAGPDEDQPPGSDGEKGSAAGPAREWLGHVVVIMAGDEQPSFLATPASMTSSAADGGAETAAGAAACCAACRSEERKMEDAREAGAQPAGSEDDARPASPSELPSSSTSSVISS from the coding sequence ATGAGGCCCGGAGCCGAGTACCCCATGGCccacggccccgcggcggcgcCGCGCTCGACGTGGCAGACGCCGGTGCCGTACCTCTTCGGCGGGCTCGCGACGATGCTGGCCCTCATCGCGCTCTCGCTCCTCACCCTGGCCTGCTCCTACTGGAAGCTCTCCGGCGGCCTCGCCGGCCCGGACGAGGACCAACCCCCGGGCTCCGACGGCGAGAAGGGCTCGGCCGCCGGGCCCGCGAGGGAGTGGCTGGGGCACGTGGTGGTCATCATGGCCGGCGACGAGCAGCCGAGTTTCCTGGCCACGCCGGCGTCGATGACGAGCAGTGCCGCTGACGGCGGCGCTGAGACCGCAGCCGGCGCCGCGGCGTGCTGCGCCGCGTGCAGGTCGGAGGAGAGGAAGATGGAGGATGCGCGCGAGGCCGGTGCGCAGCCAGCCGGCTCCGAGGACGACGCGCGGCCAGCCAGCCCAAGTGAGCTACCAAGTAGCAGTACCAGCTCTGTAATTAGCAGCTAG